TGCAGTTCGGAGAATTTTCCCTCAGCGGAGTTCGACGGATCGTACATGGACGCTTGACGACTAGGCTTGGCCCGCACCGGTCGCGGCGGGATGCTGTCCGTTGAGTGGAGACGACGCGGTATTGTACCCGCGCAAGCCGACGCCAACGCGCCGATGTGCAGGTTCGGCGACATCGGGCGTTGCGTTTGAGGGACGTTCTTGTTAACGGTGCGGGCGCGCGCCGGCTTGAATCAGCAATTACCCGCATGCACCGATTTCGCCGCACGCGGTGCAAAAGTCGCAACCGTCCTTGCGGATCACCGCGTTCGCGCCGCAGATGCCGCATGTGCGTCCGTGCATCGAACGCAATACGTGCAGGGCGGTCTCGTCTTGCGGGACTTCGTCTGCTGCCGTCGCCTGATGTTGCTGCGGCTGTTGTCGTCGCTGTTGTTGTACGTTCAGGTTTGCCGAGATCGGAAGCGGCAGCGCGTGCGTATGCGGCAGGCGTGCGAGCAGCCGCGACGGCACCTGATTGCCTTCGGCATCGAGAAAGCCGCGCCGGTGCAGGATCTGCTGCAGCGCATAGGCGAGCGCCGCGACCTCGGAGTCGTGCCAGCGCGGCGAGCGTGTGCCGTCGAGACGCTGCACGTCGCCTAAACGCACCTGGCCGCGATCCCACGAAACCTTACGCAGATCCTGCAGGTTGCGCGCGACGAAACCGCCGCGCGCGGCCAGCGACAGCGAACGCATCGTCGCGGTGATCCATTGCTGCGATTCGTCGCGTTGCCCGGCCGGGATAAAGAATTCTATCGGCCGCTCGATGGTCACATCGGCGCCGCCGATGCGTCCGGTCACTTCCATAAACGACACCGCGAGGTACAGCGATTTCTTGCCCGCCTGCGTCAGGTATTCGACCTTTTCGATAATCGCAGGCATCTCGCCCTTGGGCCGATGATCGATCGCAATCCGCAGCGGGTCGAGGTCGGTGTCGGCGAGCGCGTCGGCCGGTTGCGGCGTATCGACGGACAGCACGGCGCCGAGCGTTTCGTTCGGGCGGTAGGTCGCGAGACCCTTGAGGCCGCCTTTCCAGGCATCGAAGTAAAGGCTCTCGAACGCTTCGAACGGGTAATCGGCCGGCACGTTGACGGTTTTGGAAATCGACGTGTCGATATACGGCTGCACCGCGGCCATCATGTCGAGGTGGTCGCGCGCGGACATCTCGAGCGCGCTCACGAAGTAGTCGGGCAGGCGTTCGACGTCGCCGCCGAGTTCGCGAAAGAGCCGGTAAGCGTGGTCTTCCACGGCGAACGAGGCGCGGCTGCCGTCGGCCATCACTTTCATCCGCGAATACGTCCACGAAAACGCGGGTTCGATGCCGTTCGATGCGTTGTCCGCGAACGCGAGGCTCACGGTGCCGGTCGGCGCGATCGACAGTAGATGGCTGTTGCGAATGCCGTGTGTGCGGATCGCGTCCTTCACGTCGTCGGGCAGGCGCGACGCGAACGTGCCTTCGTCGAGATATTGCGCGGCATTGAAGAGCGGAAATGCGCCGCGCTCGCGTGCGAGTTCGACCGACGCGCGATACGCTTCGTCGCGCATCAGACGCGCGGCTTTCGCCGCGAATTCGCGGCCTTCCGCGGAGTCGTAGCGCAGGCCCAGCATCACGAGCGTGTCGCCCAGGCCGGTGAAGCCGACGCCGATGCGGCGCTTCGCGCGCGACTCGGCGTATTGCTCTTCGAGCGGCCACAACGTGACGTCGAGCACGTCGTCGAGAAAACGCACCTGAATGCGCGTGCGTTCGGCCAGCGCGTCCCAGTCGAACGACGGCGTGCGGCCTTGCATCTGCGCGAACGGATCGACGACGAAGCGCGTGAGATTGAGCGGGCCGAGATTGCAGCAGCCGTACGACGGCAGCGGCTGTTCGCCGCACGGATTGGTCGCGCGGATTTTCTCGACTGCGCGCAGATTGTTGTCGTCGTTCATGCGCGACATGAACACGATGCCGGGCTCGGCGACATCGTAGGTCGAGCGCATGATCCTGTCCCAGATGTCGCGCGCGCGGCGCTCGCTGTATACCCAGAGGCCGTCGGCGCGCTGGCGCAGGTCGCCCGATGCGCGCATCGACGGCGACGGTTCCGCGCGATGCACGAGCTGCCATGGCAGATCGTTCTCGACGGCTTGCATGAATTCGTCGGTAACAGCCACCGATACGTTGAAGTTGTTCCAGCGCCCCTTCGAATGCTTCGCTTCGATAAATTCAAGCAGGTCCGGATGCGAGCAGTCGAGCACGGCCATTTGCGCACCGCGCCGCGAGCCGGCGCTTTCGACCGTGCGGCACGAGGCGTCGAACACATCGATATAGCTGCACGGGCCCGATGCGGAGGAACTGGTGGTGTGCACGCGCGCGCCGTGCGGACGGATCGCCGAGAAGTTGTAGCCGACGCCGCCGCCGCGCCGCATCGTTTCGGCTGCTTGCAGCAACGCGACGTAGATGCCGGGCAGGCCTTCGTCGTCGACGCCCTGGATGCTGTCGCCGACCGGCTGCACGAAGCAGTTGATCAGCGTGGCCGCAATGCCGGCGCCCGCCGCGCTCATGATGCGGCCCGCGCCGAGCGCGCCGTGCCGCAGGTTATCGACGAAACGCTCTTCGACCTGCGCGCGCAACGCTTCGGGTTCAGCCATTGCCACGCCGCGCGCGACGCGGCGGTAGACATCGTCCGCGCTGCGCTCGTCGCCCTTGGCGTACTTTTCGAGCAGCACGTCGAGCGAAAACTGTTGGGGCGCGATGGCGTGGTCGAGCGGGCGGATTTCGTGGTCGGTGTCGGCCATGGGCAGTCTCCAGGCGCCGTTGCGCACGGTGCGCAACGGCACGATCAGAGCCACCTTAACGCAGACGGCGGGGTACTGCAATGCGCGATCCCTCGCGCATCGCTTGCGGCGCGAAGCCGGTGCTGCGCTTACTGCTGCGCGTGCTTTGCCGCATCTTCGATGACCGCCGCCACCTGCTGCGGCCGTGATTCATAGACCGAATGGCTCGCGCCCGGAATCACCGTGGTATGACTATGCGCACGCGCGTAGTACCAGCGCTCGAGATCGGGATTGATGATCTTGTCGTTGCCGGCGACGATGCCCCAGCTCGGCTTCGTCGTCCACGCGGCCGCGGTCAGCGGCGTCGTGAACACTTGCGCGGCCGTCAGCATCTGCGAATGCGCTTCGAACTTCGCCTGCGCGATGGGCAGATCGGCTGCGAAGTCCTTCGGGAAGTCCGCGGGGTTCAGGTACGTATAGCCATCGGGCGTCTTCTCGATCGCGCCGGGTTGCTGCGCGGTATAGCTCGGCTTGCCTTTGCCGAGTGCGCCTTCGTCTTCGCCGACGGCGGGCGCATGCGCGGCCACATAGACGAGGCCGACCACATTCGGATGCACGCCCGCTTCGGTAATGATCGACCCGCCATAGCTGTGTCCAACGAGAATCGTCGGGCCGTTCTGCAGGTCGAGCACGCGCTTCGTTGCGGTCACATCGTCTGCGAGCGAGGTCAGCGGTTCCTGCACGAGCGAGACGTGGTAGCCGTCTTTCGTGAGGATGTCGTAGACCGGCTTCCAGCCCGAGCCGTCGACCCATGCGCCATGCACGAGCACGATGTTTTTGACGGGCGCGGCGGCCGGATGCGTGTCTTGTGCGAGTGCGGCCGTCGGCGCGAAGAGGCTTGCCGAAACGATCGTCGACAGTGCGAGAACCGGGGCTGCGACAGTGGAGAATTTCATGGGTGAGTCCGTTTCCTGGGGGTGAAGGGTGGTAACGCGAAAGTCATGCGGGTGCGCACGAAATCGATACGGGGCGACACATCAGGGAAGGCGGTCCTGTGCCGTGCGCGCTTGCGCAGGACCGTCATATCGAACGCCTGGTGGCTGGCCTGGTTGGTCGCTTGGCTGCCACTTAGCTGCCACTTAGCTGCCACTCAGCTGCCACTCAGCTGCCGAAATAGATGTTGCAAAAGCTGACTGGCCCGACACAGCTCGACCGCATCGGCGTATGACGGTGCGTCGTCTTCGAACCCGACGAGGACGTGCCTTGCGCCACGCCGCCGTAAGAGCTGTCGCTCTGCGCGGCAATCTTCGCATCGGCAGCCTGAATATCGGCCGGGTAGTGCACGTCTTCGCCGGCCGACGGGTCGTACCCGGCCTGTTCGACGCGGACCAGATCGGCACGCACTTCAGCGCGCGTGACCGGATCGCTGGTTTGCGCATGGGCCACGATCGGACCGGCGAGCAGGGTAGCCGCGAGCATGGCGGCAACAGTGATCTTGTTCATTAGTTGGACTCCTTAACGAGTGTATTTGAGGTAGAAAGCCAGTCATTGAGGACGGCTTCCAGCACGTAACGCGATTCAATCGAATATCGGAAGTGCGTTTCGGTTCTACCCAACAGCGCTTGCACTCGCGATGGGGGAAATTTAGTTTTGGAGCGCGCGAGCGTAAAGGGATACGATCGTCCGCCACGGCGTGACGATGGTCGGACTTTCCAATACGTTGGAATAAGCGAAGCAGGGAGGGCGATACGGTGTAGCTACGCGCCTATACGTTCGGATAACCGGCATGGCCGGAGAACTATCCGTTCGCACAAGCGGCTTGCACCATGCGACAGGCAATCAGTGTAAGTTGCCTCAGAATGCTGCGGCCTTAGACGCCGGCAGCAGCGAAGAACGGCGTACACAGCAGTGCGCGGCCTGCGGAAAACAGCGCGGCGCGTTGCCGGCAAGGTCACTGAACGGCGACTTCCTCGGCCACATCGAAGTGGGTCATATAGTCGCGATAGCGTTCGCGTTCTTCTTCGGCGCTCAAGCCGAAGTCCGCAAACCGGTAGACGTTCTTGCCGTAGCCGCCGGTCGGCTTGCGCGCGATCTGCTCTTGCAGCCGGTTGCGGAATGGCTCGGTGAACTCGAGCCCGAAGTGGTCGTAAATCTGTCGTATGGTATCGAGCGGCGCGGCGGTAAGCGCCTTGTAGTGCACGTGAAACACATGCTCGTCCGGCCACAGGCCGCGCGCGTCGGCCGCGATGATCTGTTGTGCGCCGTTGGCCCAGTCGGAACTGACCTGCTGGCCGATCGCGTCCTTATCGATGTGGCGTGCAAACGGCTTGCGCAACACTTCCGTGAGCCGCGCCACCGATGGCAGCACCTTCAGCGGATCGCGATGCGTGAAGATCACACGCGCATCGGGGTAGACCTCGCGCAGTGCTTCCATCGCGAAGACGTGGTCCGGGCACTTCAGCACGCAGCGCGTCGCGCGCGGACCCTGCAGATGCTGCAGGAAGCGCCGGTGCGTGCGATAGCCCTGCACGTGGCCCGCCTGTTGCACCCAATGCTTGTACGACGGCACGTGGTAAATCGTCTCGAAGCGCAGGCTGCGAAAACTGTGCGCGGTGAACTCGGTGCATTCTTGCGGCGTCAGCGCATCGAACGGGTGAACATTGCGCAGATCTGGCGCCAGATGATGGAAGAAATCGAACTGTCGCTGCACCTTGCGCGGCCCCGCGCGGCGCCCGGCGGCGGGATGGTCCGGATACGGGTAGATGGCCTGCCAGCAGCGCGGCGCGAAGCTTGCGTCGTCTTCGGCGAGCAGCGAGTGCAGAAACGATGATCCGCTGCGTGGCATGCCGAGCACGAAGACCGGCTGCGTAACGGGCCGCTCGAGAATGCGCGGATCGGCGAGTTCTTTATCGCGCAGAATCAGCAGGTTCGTGAGCAGCCGCAGGGTGTCCCAGTGCGTCGAAATGCGGCCGAACAGGCTCAGGTCCGCTTCCTCGTAAACCGCGGTCTGCAGCTGGTCGAGGGCGTCTTCGATCGGCTCGGGGCCGAAATCGTGCAGCCCCGTTTTTGCGCGCGCGCTCGACAGCAATTCGGCCGCGGAAAGCCGCGAGCTCGTCAATGCGAGCCGCGAGATGCTATGCGTGCTGTGTATCCATTGTTTGAACAAGGTACCCCTCCCGCATCCTGCCGGTGTGTAGCGTGAACCGCTTCGGATTCGTCTTCACTACGTGCGCGCGACTGTCGAGCGGACGGAACTCGTTTTGCGATCCTGTCGAATGGTGGAAAAACACCACACAATCCGCTAACGCCGCAGTGCCGGAATCATTCTAATTCATCGAGTCGATTCACTTCAGTATTGGGCGAAGTTCGCTTGCGCGACGCGGGCGTGCAGGGAGTGACAGGCTGCGGGGAGGGCGATCGTCCGGCGCAAGGACGGATGCGGAAATGATGTCTTCGAAGCGGTGTCGACGCGGTATCAAACGCGGTATCAAACCGCGCGCCGAAGTGGTGCGGTGGCGGACGAAGTGAGCGAAGTGGCACAAATCGCCCGAATTGAGTGCATGGGTGACTTGTCGTTGTGCTAGCACGCATCGCGCAGGGCTGAAGTGCGTTGCCGATGATCACGGCAGTCAAGTTCGTGATCCATTAAGGCAAGCCTTTCAGGAACCCGTTCGGGATAACCAGGTATCGCCAGGGATAGCCACGTCCGCCCAGGGCGACAGCACCCCCGCCGCCGGCGCCTTGCGCAAACGACGAATGCATTGCTGGAAAAACGGCCGTCGCGCTGCGCGTTTTCGCGCGCTGTCGACGATCCCGGACCGACGGCAAGCGGTCCCGTATGAAGGGTGCTACCTGCCCGCGGGCTAGATGCCGTTGATCAGGTTGGCGAGGATGTCCGCTGCGATCATTGCAGCCGCATTGAGCGGCGCGGGCCGTTCGGCCGGCTTGAACACCGCGTCGCCGCGGCGGATCTTGCGGCGCGAAACTGCGCACGTGCCTGAAGTGTGTGCCGAGCGGCGGCGCCAACGCTGTTCGCCATAGTGACATTTGCCGGGTTCGACCCAGCGGATCACCAGCGTGTTTTCGGAGCGCTCGAGAATCTCGATGCGCAAGCCGTTGGCACCGAGCAGTGGTACGCACTCTAACGTCGTCATGGTCGGCTCCGTAAATTCGGGTGTGCCCGAATGTAGTCCCGTCAGCGCGTCAGCGCCATTGTGCGGGCGTTGAAATACTGTTGCCTGATTCGCAATAATTGGGATGAAAGCTTTTGAAGTACGCGATATCGGCCTTTCCGGCGCGCGGTGCCCGATCGATCCCATTCCCGCAACAAGCTTTTGTACCCCGTGCAAGGCCCGCACAGACCGGCAGGCTGGGGATGTCCCCGTCCTTTAAGATGTGCAGACCGGCGAACTGTACGACGCGCGCCGCGCTACTCGCGCGCACGCCGAACAATCCTCGCCCCCCAATAACACATGAAGAGGCCATATGATTCCACGCCCACCCGCTGTTCCTCCTGGGCCCCCGCCGCGCGTATCGCCCGGCGCCGATACACATAGCCGCCGCAGGATGCAGCGGGCCGCTTCGGCGGCGCTGTTTACCGCACTTGTGTTACTGGCGTTATGGGTCGTGCGCGATTTCATTCCCGCTGTCGCATGGGCTTGCGTGATCGCTACCTCGCTGTGGCCGCTGTTTCGCAGGATCGAGCGGCAATCGGCCTTCAACGGCCGCACGACGATCATTGCGACATTTCTGACCGTCCTTGTCGCGCTGCTTTTCGTGCTGCCGGCCGCCATTGGTATTGCGCAGGCTGCCGCGGAGGCGCATGACGTGACGGTCTGGCTGCACTACGTCGAGCAGAACGGTATTCCGATGCCGGACTTCGTGTCGCACCTGCCGTTCGGCTCCGAGCAGGTCATGAACTGGTGGAACACGAACTTAGGACAGCCGTTGAAAGCTTCGCCGGCAATGAAAGGACTGCACGGTACCGCGGTCGTCACATTTGGCCGCCATTTCGGCGCGCGGGCCGCGCACGCGTTAATGGTGTTCGGTTTCACGCTCGTCACGCTGTTCGTAATCCTGCAGGCGGGCCCGAGCCTGTCCGGCGCGGTGCTGAAGGGCATGCGCCGCGCGTTCGGCAACGAAAGCGCGCAGCTTGCCGAGCGCATGGCGGGCGCCGTGCGCGGCACGGTGTCGGGGCTGGTGGTGGTCGGGATTGGGGAAGGCGTGCTGCTCGGCATCGCCTATGCCGTGACGGGCGTTGCGCACGCGACGCTGCTCGGCGTGGTCACCGCGATTGCCGCGATGCTGCCGTTCTGCGCGCCAATCGTGTTTTGCTGCGCGGGTTTGTGGCTTTTTCTGCAGGGCGGCACGGCCGGCGCGATCGGCGTCGTCGTGTTCGGCTTTGTGATCGTGTTTATCGCCGAGCACTTCGTGCGGCCCGTGCTGATCGGCAGCTCGACGCGGCTGCCGTTTCTGTTAGTGCTGTTCGGGATACTAGGCGGCGCGGAAACGTTCGGGCTGCTCGGCGTTTTTATCGGGCCCGCGCTGATGACGGTGCTGATGGTGCTGTGGACCGATTTCGTCCGATAGGCTCTGTTAAGGCGAATTGCGCCATGGCCGGCTTTCGGGTTGTAGGGCTGACGCCGGCCTGGTGAAAGCGACAACATCGCACATCATGCGTTACGCCGACTTTAGGCATGACAAACCATATTTAAGCGCGGTGGGCAGCAAGGCGGCCCACGTATCCCAGTTATGTCCGCCGCCGGTAATCCGCAACGCGGCCGGATTGCCCGCTTCGCGCAGATGCGTGTACAGCAGAGACGCTTCAGCCTGGATCACGAGGTCGTCGTCGCCGGCGGCGATAAACATCGGCAGCCGGTAGGGCTGGCTCATGTAGCGCTGCCAGAGCGCGGGGTAGTTCAGCGCGTGCCAGACGTCGGCATCGAAGCGGTTTTCGCCGAATACATGGACGCGGCGCGCGGCCGATTGCGGCGGTGGTTCGCCCGAATAGATGGCGGGGCTTAACAGCAGCACGCCGCAAAAGCGATCGGGCGCAAGCATCGCGTAACGCAACGCGCCGAAGCCGCCCATCGACACTCCGCCGATCGCGCGGCTTTTCCTTTCATTCGATACCGCGTAGTGCGATTCGATGTGAGGCAGCATGTCGCGGAAGAACGCGGTTTCGATCTTCTCCTTGCGATCGACGTACCAGTCGGTGCCGCCTTGCGGCATCACGATCGCGACAGGTGGGATGTCCTTGTGCGCGATCAGCGCATCGGCGACGGTTTGCAGTTGGCCGTGCGTGATCCAGCGATGCGCGTCGTCGTCGTTACCGTGCAGCAGATAGAGCACCGGGTAGCGCGGCCCGTCGGTGCGATAGCCTGGCGGCAGATAGACCACGTAGGACCAGTCGCGCTGCAGCGCATTCGAATAAAACGCGCGGGTTTCGACTGTGCTCGTGCCTGCGGCAGGCGCCATGCCGGCGACGGCAGGCGCGGACGTTCCCACCGTGGTGACCGCTGCGTTGATGCGGTTGCCCACCGCCGCAACGGCATGCGCTGCCGCAGCGAGCGCGACGAAACAGCACACGAACCCGATGGATGGCCGGAATAGTCGTCGAAGCGGTCTGCGCATGAGCGATAAAAGCGACGCGAGCAGGAACGAAGGGCTCGCGCGCTAGCTCGACGACGGGTTGTCGAGCTTCGGTGCGAAAACCCGCGAGATCGGCGCCGACGCTTTCGCAACCGCAATCAGCGCGCCGATTGCCACTGCGTC
The genomic region above belongs to Paraburkholderia edwinii and contains:
- a CDS encoding adenosylcobalamin-dependent ribonucleoside-diphosphate reductase, producing MADTDHEIRPLDHAIAPQQFSLDVLLEKYAKGDERSADDVYRRVARGVAMAEPEALRAQVEERFVDNLRHGALGAGRIMSAAGAGIAATLINCFVQPVGDSIQGVDDEGLPGIYVALLQAAETMRRGGGVGYNFSAIRPHGARVHTTSSSASGPCSYIDVFDASCRTVESAGSRRGAQMAVLDCSHPDLLEFIEAKHSKGRWNNFNVSVAVTDEFMQAVENDLPWQLVHRAEPSPSMRASGDLRQRADGLWVYSERRARDIWDRIMRSTYDVAEPGIVFMSRMNDDNNLRAVEKIRATNPCGEQPLPSYGCCNLGPLNLTRFVVDPFAQMQGRTPSFDWDALAERTRIQVRFLDDVLDVTLWPLEEQYAESRAKRRIGVGFTGLGDTLVMLGLRYDSAEGREFAAKAARLMRDEAYRASVELARERGAFPLFNAAQYLDEGTFASRLPDDVKDAIRTHGIRNSHLLSIAPTGTVSLAFADNASNGIEPAFSWTYSRMKVMADGSRASFAVEDHAYRLFRELGGDVERLPDYFVSALEMSARDHLDMMAAVQPYIDTSISKTVNVPADYPFEAFESLYFDAWKGGLKGLATYRPNETLGAVLSVDTPQPADALADTDLDPLRIAIDHRPKGEMPAIIEKVEYLTQAGKKSLYLAVSFMEVTGRIGGADVTIERPIEFFIPAGQRDESQQWITATMRSLSLAARGGFVARNLQDLRKVSWDRGQVRLGDVQRLDGTRSPRWHDSEVAALAYALQQILHRRGFLDAEGNQVPSRLLARLPHTHALPLPISANLNVQQQRRQQPQQHQATAADEVPQDETALHVLRSMHGRTCGICGANAVIRKDGCDFCTACGEIGACG
- a CDS encoding alpha/beta hydrolase, with translation MKFSTVAAPVLALSTIVSASLFAPTAALAQDTHPAAAPVKNIVLVHGAWVDGSGWKPVYDILTKDGYHVSLVQEPLTSLADDVTATKRVLDLQNGPTILVGHSYGGSIITEAGVHPNVVGLVYVAAHAPAVGEDEGALGKGKPSYTAQQPGAIEKTPDGYTYLNPADFPKDFAADLPIAQAKFEAHSQMLTAAQVFTTPLTAAAWTTKPSWGIVAGNDKIINPDLERWYYARAHSHTTVIPGASHSVYESRPQQVAAVIEDAAKHAQQ
- a CDS encoding DUF4148 domain-containing protein, yielding MNKITVAAMLAATLLAGPIVAHAQTSDPVTRAEVRADLVRVEQAGYDPSAGEDVHYPADIQAADAKIAAQSDSSYGGVAQGTSSSGSKTTHRHTPMRSSCVGPVSFCNIYFGS
- a CDS encoding sulfotransferase family protein produces the protein MFKQWIHSTHSISRLALTSSRLSAAELLSSARAKTGLHDFGPEPIEDALDQLQTAVYEEADLSLFGRISTHWDTLRLLTNLLILRDKELADPRILERPVTQPVFVLGMPRSGSSFLHSLLAEDDASFAPRCWQAIYPYPDHPAAGRRAGPRKVQRQFDFFHHLAPDLRNVHPFDALTPQECTEFTAHSFRSLRFETIYHVPSYKHWVQQAGHVQGYRTHRRFLQHLQGPRATRCVLKCPDHVFAMEALREVYPDARVIFTHRDPLKVLPSVARLTEVLRKPFARHIDKDAIGQQVSSDWANGAQQIIAADARGLWPDEHVFHVHYKALTAAPLDTIRQIYDHFGLEFTEPFRNRLQEQIARKPTGGYGKNVYRFADFGLSAEEERERYRDYMTHFDVAEEVAVQ
- a CDS encoding DUF3331 domain-containing protein: MTTLECVPLLGANGLRIEILERSENTLVIRWVEPGKCHYGEQRWRRRSAHTSGTCAVSRRKIRRGDAVFKPAERPAPLNAAAMIAADILANLINGI
- a CDS encoding AI-2E family transporter, with translation MIPRPPAVPPGPPPRVSPGADTHSRRRMQRAASAALFTALVLLALWVVRDFIPAVAWACVIATSLWPLFRRIERQSAFNGRTTIIATFLTVLVALLFVLPAAIGIAQAAAEAHDVTVWLHYVEQNGIPMPDFVSHLPFGSEQVMNWWNTNLGQPLKASPAMKGLHGTAVVTFGRHFGARAAHALMVFGFTLVTLFVILQAGPSLSGAVLKGMRRAFGNESAQLAERMAGAVRGTVSGLVVVGIGEGVLLGIAYAVTGVAHATLLGVVTAIAAMLPFCAPIVFCCAGLWLFLQGGTAGAIGVVVFGFVIVFIAEHFVRPVLIGSSTRLPFLLVLFGILGGAETFGLLGVFIGPALMTVLMVLWTDFVR
- a CDS encoding alpha/beta hydrolase → MAPAAGTSTVETRAFYSNALQRDWSYVVYLPPGYRTDGPRYPVLYLLHGNDDDAHRWITHGQLQTVADALIAHKDIPPVAIVMPQGGTDWYVDRKEKIETAFFRDMLPHIESHYAVSNERKSRAIGGVSMGGFGALRYAMLAPDRFCGVLLLSPAIYSGEPPPQSAARRVHVFGENRFDADVWHALNYPALWQRYMSQPYRLPMFIAAGDDDLVIQAEASLLYTHLREAGNPAALRITGGGHNWDTWAALLPTALKYGLSCLKSA